The following proteins are co-located in the Onychomys torridus chromosome 6, mOncTor1.1, whole genome shotgun sequence genome:
- the Tifa gene encoding TRAF-interacting protein with FHA domain-containing protein A yields the protein MSSFEDADTEETVTCLQMTVYHPGQRQSGIFKSIRFCNKEKFPSIEVVKFGRNSNVCRYAFQDKQVSRVQFALQPFKQFNSSVLSFEIKNMSKKTSLMVDNQELGYLNKMDLPYKCMLRFGEYQFLLEKEDGESVESFETQFILSPRPLLQENNWPTQSPVPEDSGYSSYFTHRTSPTEMDENEL from the coding sequence ATGTCCTCCTTTGAAGATGCTGACACAGAAGAGACAGTGACCTGTCTCCAGATGACTGTTTATCACCCTGGTCAGCGGCAGAGTGGAATATTTAAATCAATAAGGTTTTGCAACAAAGAGAAATTCCCTTCTATTGAAGTGGTGAAGTTTGGACGGAATTCCAATGTCTGTCGGTATGCTTTTCAGGACAAACAGGTTTCCCGAGTTCAGTTTGCTTTACAGCCGTTTAAACAGTTCAACAGCTCGGTTCTCTCGTTTGAGATTAAAAACATGAGTAAGAAGACCAGTTTGATGGTGGACAATCAGGAGCTTGGCTACCTCAATAAAATGGACCTGCCTTACAAGTGCATGCTCAGGTTTGGAGAGTATCAGTTCCTCttggagaaggaagatggagagtcGGTGGAATCTTTTGAGACTCAGTTTATCTTGTCTCCGAGACCACTCTTGCAAGAAAACAACTGGCCAACACAGAGTCCTGTACCTGAGGATTCGGGGTACTCATCCTACTTCACTCATAGGACTTCCCCTACAGAAATGGATGAAAATGAATTGTGA